AAATACACATTTATCAATTTATACTGCAGCTCTTGTAATAATCAAATAGTAGAATACATTCACATCTTTCATATTTGATTTGCTATAGTTTAGAtcagaaatattaaaatatctcaAAATCGCAAATGACTCATACTACATGATACATTTTAAGCTAATAAATAAAGTTTCCAAATTCTGTGAGCTGGCTCTATCTCCAAACAAAtttaaatccaaaccaaaatatttaaacctCAAATAAATTTAGtctgaaaaattatttttgtacttAATAAGTCCGGCAATTTATAAAGTTTGACAGTTTCAAGTTTTGGACATTACATTATTCAGACCGAAAATCTGAATTGAAACTTATCTTAAAGAAATAATTAACCGCATTTGAAAGATCTAGATTCGATAAAAACTGATCTGATCAGATCAAAATCTGGTAAGAATCAATTATAATCCAGCTCAAAGCCTTAAATTCtcataattattatttcattcatattttctctatttttatttatgatctagtcatagtatttttttatttctaagcTTCTTTTTTAGTATCAGATGATTATGGGCCAAATTTCATAGTCCTCTCAAATTCTAtatcaaaacatataatattatttttgtccTAATGGTTTCTTGAACTTGAGAATTCATCCTTGAACTGGGAACCGTTCAGCTAAGTTAATGATTTCTGGTTTATAAGtttcttccttttgtttttttttcaagtacTATAGaactttaaatattaaaattataatgaaaatatataacatcaattattttggtattattgtaatatttaagaatttttaataagaattgaccaaaatgataattttttctgaTGTTCATAAATATCAACTATTTAGAAACGAGCTGATTTGAAAGTGAATGAACAAATAAGAAACTGGATtcaaattttatgaatattcATATAGGTGCAAAATTCATCTATTAtggtaaatatttatatttaatattcttttGTGATCAATAACTTTTTGCCGACGTCTAATTGAGAAAATAAGGATGATATTTGGATGTTTCAATATATTtagtttcaaatttattttttgaatatagaTTCTGAAGAAAACAAATTCTGTCCagtagagagaaaagagaaaagagaaatttttgaaaacaaacaagaatGTCCTAATTAAAATACATTTCCATGACTtcttttatgaaaataattaatccACTAGGTGATGACCCGTGCCCTGCACGGGGTGAgtagattttaaaaagattatcagtctgaattaatatatattacaaaggTCCATTGCATAGAAAAAATGGcaaatattgtaaaataaaaatataaaaataattgcaTAGAAAAAATTGCAtagaaaaatagtaaatactgtaaaataaaaatataaaaataattttgtgtttcaatAACAAATTGATCCTGTTCTTTATAAGTAGTGTAAGAGACTCAATAAGAGATATAAAAGTAagcaaaaactaatataaaatcatttatgaagcaaaaatataaaacaaaatataagcAACAGGATAAATACGACATCTGAGAAGGAGACAATTGTGTGGAGATGTAAATATAAGGCATTCCTATTTATACGTGTAAGACATCACGTATGTCTAGGGTAAACTCGTTGGAATTAATAGCCATAATGATAGTTCGTATTCGTGATCCagatttgaatattttaattgcCTTGTTCATAATATTAgatgattttttgttttaaataggAAACAAACCGAGTATAAGGATTCACAAATTAATCTTTGAAATCAATCAGTGACAATCACTTGTCCTCTCACCAATTTGACTTGCTACAATTTTTAGTTTCCATATTTTTGTATGATTCGACGATTTTTATTGATGTATTATAGGAAACAATCCGAGTATAAGGATTCGCAAATTAATCTTTGAAAGCAATCAGTGACAATCACTTGTCCTCTCACCAATTTGACTCGCTACAATTTTTAGTTTCCATATTTTGTATGGTTCAACGTCTACTTTAAATCGATAATACCATAAAAAGcgttttttaaataatgaaaaatcaattaataataGTCATAACCGTATTTACATTCCTAATGTTTCCTAAATTGAAGaaaatacaattaaaatcaCCAAAAATGTGTGATTGACAGGGGATTTGTTGTAATTTATTGAAATTAAGCATATCAGTGACATAACATATGGAATCACAGCCATATTCCTGGTTTTAACTATGATTAAAATTGACATGACATACTTAATGTAGGAAGATCATCAAAATATCATGTGGGTTGTGATGCATTTGatctttagaaaaatacatcaaataaataaattcttcATAGTTAACCCAAAATAAATTGTGATTGTTATTACATATTTGATCTTTAGGAAAAtacatcaaataaataaattcttcATAGTTAACCCATGAAGAATTTTTTTCCATATAGTTAATTTGAATCGGATTCTTATAAAATAAGTCATTAggttttattatgtattttgtataATGATTTTAAGTTACAACATATCAACCTGTGATTATCacattttattgtatataaattataagtTATATACATGGGAAACCGTATGATTCAAAGTCTCATATATAAGTGATAAAACAATTAGTATGTCGAACACAACACTATTAATATACATGTAATAATACATAGATAATAAGGATGTTGGATCGTTCGATGATATAAtgatttctaaataatattttgagttAGTTTATGTCAACAAAGTTAgaagttgtattttttttcattatccTAAAACTATATGATAGACTTACTCAAATATCAGTGATTCACcgatgaataattatatttttttattgattagcGTGTAATATAacattgaaaataataatacaacATTAAGAAGGACTTATCATAGATATTATATTCTTGGTTGGTCaataaagatgaagcttatAACATATTAATggaattataaattaataaccaatgacaatttttgtaattaagCTAGTAAGTTAAGGGTTTTTGAATGTAGTTGGTGAGAGAGCATGTAGTGATGACACGTAAGAAATGGCAGTGttgtaaatcacacatgaactaaaggttaattatttttaatgctcctaaaataatatataagggattatGATTTCTTTGATAGATACAGAAgtgtcatcttcttctttgttcttttttttttgctaaaattctTCTTTGTTCTTTACGCGGCTTTTCTTGTTATCCAACACGGTGGTTCGGCTAATCCATTATAATTTTTGAAGGTGGAGACTTGACTTCAATAAAACTCCATAGCATGTCGTTATGTAGGCTTTATCAAAATACATAAAGTCAACTTTTCCAATGTCGCCCGACTCCAGTCTCTAATATCATGCATCTTTATTAGTTTCGTAGAGCACCCCCATCGAGGATAAACTAAAAATGagtatctaaaataataaaattttaccttttattaaaacataattatctaactaaaatttaatagtcTTATTAAATACTCTCTTCGTTTTAAATTAATACTTTTTCTATATCACTTTAAGAGATGTTTAGAGGAaacttttttgtttcaaaatagttgaCGTTTTCActattctaaataaaatttaatatcatttgaattttttgaccaattataaaatactgatttttttattggtcAAAGTAATTTCATTTATTGATTTTCTATATGACCAAAATAAATTGTATAgaagtttatattttcttaatctatgtatAATAAAAACCTTAAAATCATTTAAAGTGATACATAGAGTATATGTTTTGAGTATTTCAcgttattaataaaatacattacaTTTTAGTATTAAATGTATCATTTTTGTCTGTAAGCTTTACAGGCTGATATCGGGAAGCAGTTTTTAAGTGGTATATATCCCCTCCACCAGTGTAATTCTCCATTCAgcataattattaaatataagcagtccaaaatattatattaataaaaatatgttgaaCTGCTTGtggtttattttataaagagaaATGAAGAACTGCCTGGTGTAGCAAAATATGCTTATTTTCCAGTGTAACTATAATTAATACATaagatttaatttattaatttttatttttcggttCAGTCTAACTTTTATTCTACTTgataaacaattatataaattttaatcgtTTTAAAACTTAACCTAATAAacctttaattatttttatttcagtttGACGGATTTGAAATCAATTATTAGTTTGGTTcatcaaattataattattttaaaagcatcCAAAATAGatctatttaattttatacCCCAGATAAAAGTTGTATATAAGAAagtgattttctttttatatttcaactaaaaaattatattgattgtatttataaattattttctacaattttttatttattaaagtaggtaatattaataaaatttatatattattttaaatttgtacaATATTTTAAATCGTTTTTATCTAATTTCATAACTCAAACATATTTATAAGACCGCTTGATTTACACTTACTTGTCTGCTAGATCCTTAACAATTAAACCATTTTTTCCATTTAGGAACTTGctataaaagaaacaaaaaggcaGGAGAGCTTTTTCTTACTACCGACACATCCGTGGAAAACACAGAGACCTTTACTAGTCAATGCGGTATTTAACGTAGCTTCCCTTGTTTTTCTTATCGTTTTTCTCCCTCCAGTTGTAGTATAGAGATGTTtggaattattttttaaataatttaaagtatTTGAACTTCTAAAACTCGACTAATTTCCTCAAACCTGGCCCATCGACAACATGCAAGTCTGGTTGTTTGATTTAGGAGTTACATATTAACATCACATGGTtacataaataaacaaatttaaatgCTAAATTGTGAACCAGTGGTGGACTCATCAATTATGTTTACCTATGTCATAATATAATTCTTATAAATTACGTCAAACGTGTCAAATGGGAAATTGAATCGAGGTTTAGGGATGTCAAACCTACACAACCGCCATTTAAACTACTGAGTCTTATACTATTGTacatacaaaacaaatatttatcatGATTCTACTCAGCTGACTCTTTATGTGGGTATGTCTCAGTTTCGGAACCATTATACTTAGCAACTGTAGGAGGAGGATTACATCCCTCCAGAGGCCCAGCGAATAGCGAGATACGGCCCACTCTTCAAGAAAGGGAAAAAGGATTCAACAAGCTAAGAAGACGTCGTAACAGGCGACCCGTGTTGGTATGACGACCAAAAGACACAAAGCCCATTAAGTCGGCCCCGCGACTTAAAGCCCAGCAAGACTGGTGGGCATTAGGGCAAACGACGAGTAGCTGCCTATAAAAGGAAGAAGAGTAGCAACATGAAAGGGATCCACACTTTTACACACTCACAAGgcggctagatctagggtttttaCTCCTCTCTATCCGCTATCTTGTATCGTTTCCAGGCTAGCTCTTCGAGCTCTGCTTTGTCTTTCTCTTTACATTTACTCTGTAACTGGTTCCTGATACCTTCATCTATAAAACGTCTTTGTTAGACCCACAGACgagttcttcgtcttctctttaCTAGTTTCGACCGAACTCGGTTCTAACAGCAACTATCCGAACTCGCGTACCACCCGGCGTTTGTTGGAAATATTggaattataactttttttggaaatttaaacTTACATAATCAAAGATCCAGTGTGATACATAGTTTACATATATAGCTTATTAGCTTacagaaatataattatatacatgtTTCTATGTATCTTTTGGGATGAATTTATTTAATGTCTATATGAAGTAATCCAAGCTTATGAGttgatatatgttttatatgcTGCAATATAGTCACGACCGTCAAATAGTATGATGTGAGTTTTGTCAGCTGATTCTGGTGATTTTAGTGTAAAAGCCAAAATGTTTATCCGTTTCATGTTTTTAATTGTTGAAATCTCTCCGTTTTTACTAAATTTGAGAAATAAGAAATCAGATTCTAACTTAACACAAATCGTCAAATCCTCCAACGGATTCAGAGAGAGGACATCAAAAAGCGTCTCTCTCCAACATTTTCAGACATTATTTAACATTTCACGTGCTTTGTCTTCGACAATGAACTGAAATACATCGCTAACATGTACTATAACATTGTAACTACTATAAAATTGTAACTCAATTACtgctaattattattattaacctTTTCCAATTCAATGTGATGACCCACCATAaatgttttattcttttttacATCTTCTTTGGCATTATTTGGAATTTTGATACATCATTGAGACATTAATTAGTTACTTACACGATACAaggaaggaaacaaaaaaagaacaaatagtAAGGAACATAAAGCTTTGATTCATTTACTAGGCCTCAGAAATTAAGGTTTATGGCCTACAGAGGAAAAAATCACACATACCCAGCAGTTCCATAAAGTTTTGTCCTTGCAGATTTCAACTTTCATGCATAACATCGTTGCATGTGAGCATGACCGACTTTAATTTTATGTGAAGCACGaaccattttaaaatattcacaAAATTTTAACTCTATGTCCAGACAAAATGACCATACACAACAACCCCGAGTTGTGGACAGTGGATAATCAAACAGCTTTTGCATCAACTTCAGTTTTCAACTTTCCACCGTCATAGGATGATAGGAATATGGATTCATAATCTACTACATTAAACCATACAAGGAGAAGGATTAAACCGAATCAGCTGGCGTCTTGGATTTCAAAATCTTCTGACTCTCCTCGAAGTTTTGGTTTGGATGGTTTGCAGCCGGCAACTGCTGTTATCCAGCAATAACAAGATATGCAGGATTGGTGGATTAGAATATCATGTTTTCCACCACAAAATCACCTTTTTCCTGTCaacaacaaaattattttaccaaaaaaaactacaaaaaatcagattttcccgttaatttacaaaattatgttttcccaTCAAACCGCAAAATCacatgtttaatatataaagtttaacaCACGTTTAAGATTTTTCAAAACATATGAAATTATGATAGATGTGAATTTTAAACTtaagaataatttttaaatggGCCCGCAGACAATCTAATTGGCATTGTCCAAAATggatttaatataatttgagcTAACGGAACACGTCAGGGAACATAGAATTTCTTTCGAAGTAGTTTGAATTAGAAAATTTTGTTGAGTCGGTAATCTTTATTCCAGTTTTTGGTCgatgttatataaatttcatttaaagAAAGATTATCAATCAGTTTGATTAGTCAATGCAGTATCGAATATTGGATTTccatgtttttttgttattttacaaGAATATCAatgagtttgatttttttttgggcacCAATCAATGAGTTTGATTAGTCAATGCAGTATCGAATATTGGATTTCCATGTTTTTTATCGGTTTTCTTCCTCCGGTTGTATATAGAGAAGTTTAGAAATCTAGGATCCAATGTGATATTTAATTACCTCATCTCACGTGCCGTGTCTTCGATAATTGATTTGAACTGAAATAGTCCACTGCTAAATTTCTGTTCTATTCAATCACTGCCACTTATCATATTAACCTTTTTCTATTCAGTGTGATAACCCACCATGTTTTATTCCTTTTTCCATCTCTCTTGGCTATTATTGACTTTTCATACATCACTCAAATGTCAAATCAGGATGGACACGGAtcaaataatatcataattttcagtatttataatatattttatatttaatggatatttaattttttgatttgctCAAAAAATGCGgatatctatttttaatatctaaaaaattacAGATATTAACGAATATTTACAGATATATACGAATATTTCATTCACTTtatttaaaacaagaaaaatatagaaaaaaatctatatgaaattttttaaagaaaaatattttacataatatataaaaaatcaaatattagtGAAACTATTATGtctcataaattttaaaaattatttaaatttttctataaaatattttctagaaaattgcaattttataaatattttatattcctTTCTTAATCTAATACTTTTACAAGTAATTTATagttaaaactaataaaattatatcttacaataatagttatataaaattatatatttaaaattcaatatttaattGTAGATAGATATCTATTCGTGTAAATATCAGAGCAGATATCCAAATCtataatttttaagatttacgATTTGATTCgtttttaacggatattgatttttaatattatttactttgtttcaaaaatttatggatatctaaattttttggatcaaaccaaaacaaataacaaatcgAATCAAAGTTAATATACCTGTCCATTTAGTATGATTATGTCCTTGCAGATTTCATGAATGACATTTGCATATGCCCATAAATGGGGTGACCATCTTTAATTTTTACATAGATGAAGTACGAACCATTTTAAATCACAAAATGAAATCTTGTGTCCAGCAGAATGACCATACACAACCATCCAACTTTCGTACAGTAAGTAAATAAGCTTGTgtgtttttcttataaaacgataaatatataatcaaaagcATCTAACTTTAGTTTCCAACTTGGATTCATATTCTACTACGGCATTCAACCATACAAGCGACAAGGAATAAACAGGAGCAGCTGGCGTCTTGGATTTCAAAATCTTCTGACTCTCCTCGAAATATTGGTTTGGATGGTTGATACCAGTATCACATGATGTACCATAAACAGCTTCAAAGGTCAATGTGCATGCAAGCTTTTAAAATTGCAAGTCCCACATGCACATAATAAGAAGACCACGTTAGTTTTGCTGAAAAGTCTGAAGAAAAGGATTCATGGTTCAGTGAGATAATTACTTAATAGATCACCTGATAATGTTTGTTCCGCACTTTATCCATTACATCTTCCATTCCACGGGAACTCAATCCCATTCTACCAAGTGCTGCCCTCAGGTTATCCTCACTGTCAGTAATCAGCAGAACACTGCGCATGAGATACATATCTTTTAAGATTCACATAACGAGTCGGTTACAACTTCTACAGAACAAAAGAAGCAAGCAACTTAATTTCACACCCCCAAACTTGCTTCTGCACATCTACATGTACGTAGTTTAAGGAGTTTTACGTTTCTGCTGTTCCCTAAGCAACTATAAATGGAAACTATAGCGAAAGCTCAAAATGTTTGCAACTGCTGctgttattcaaaaataataagataTGTGGAATTGGTGGATAGAAGATCctacatgaaaaataaaaatgatttccTGTTTCTTTTACAGAAAGAGAACACAGACACTTCCTAAGAAAACTGACCTGAAATGTCGATAAGGACAACCATGATGATCCCCAGCACCAGGAGCAGATGAAATGATCTTCTGACAAGCATAAGGGGTATAATCCTGAAACAGCAATGTAATTTTTGGTATCAGAAGCTTACATGATGAAAACTGATCATTGCAGCTTTCGTTGGCATTAAAGAAAGTATATGAAACTGTAAGCATCTTACCGTTCTCTTGCCTTCCTTCCCGTAGTTATGGCGAATGCCATACGCATACTCTTTATCAAATCTCTCAGAGCCAACCTACGAATAAGAAGGAAATAAGCACACAGCTAGTAGCTCCGTATTACTTTTTAGTTACAGCACACAAAAGCCTATTGATCACTTTTCCTTGTTCAAATTTGCTTGCACACACAGAAATCATGACAAGAGGGTTTAGGACCATGGAAAACTAGATTATTTTGAGAGAGTTggtctaaactctaaataataCACATTAACCTCTAAACAGATAAAAACATTTGTGAATCAAGTTACCTTTTTTGAGAATTCTGTTCTCCAAAATGCTAGGGCGTCATCCAGCTTCAGACCCACACCCTACATGTCAACAGACAGCTTCAGAGAGGtacaaatagaaataaaaaaaacatgagaaaaaaataaccCATCTAGCCTCTACTATAGATGTGAATAAATTTGACAAGGGGGGTGAGGGATTAAAGAGAAACCTTCAAAAACAGACCCAGTTGCATTCTTCCTCCATGTTTTAGATGGTGGTCTTCTCGAAGCTGTGTGGGTAAATGTTCACATGTTACAGTTGCTTGGAACCAACCAGGATATGTAAATAATGAAGAACATAAGATTTGAAAGCCGTGAAGCAACTTACTTTTTCAAATAGATGCTTCATACAAAGTGGAAAGGAAAGGAACTCTTGGCAACTTGATCAATGTCCTTGAGTGATACGTCAGCGTACTCACTTGACTGTGGAAGCTTATCAACAACTTCAAATGATTCCGAATCTATAAATGTATTATAACAAATTATCAAATGACAAATCCTCACCTGAGAATAATCAGGACCCACGTAGGTTGTAGATAACGCTTCCACTATCTGAATGATGTCAATAGTTAAGGAAACAAGGGACAGGGAGTAAAGCAGTTGATATCAGTCAAAGTGCTTACTGGAGTTAGTCTGTCTTTTCCATGTGCAAACGAATGATTTGATCAGATGATTGAATTCATAGGTTTTGATATTATGACgtatacagaaaaaaaaagagacagcCTTTACCTTGTAGTATACGGCTTCAACTGCAAagggaaagaaagaaaataaactttCCATTAGAGAAGGTACAAGCCTTGCTGCTAAATAGCTTAAGAGTTGAAGGTAAAAAATCATACCGAAATGCAACCAGATATCATGTACAACT
The sequence above is drawn from the Raphanus sativus cultivar WK10039 chromosome 7, ASM80110v3, whole genome shotgun sequence genome and encodes:
- the LOC108837672 gene encoding uncharacterized protein LOC108837672; the encoded protein is MIVLKQQEEVSDNSHGTKMDAMPGTCYKRNKKAGELFLTTDTSVENTETFTSQCVSEPLYLATVGGGLHPSRGPANSEIRPTLQEREKGFNKLRRRRNRRPVLV